A single region of the Candidatus Zixiibacteriota bacterium genome encodes:
- the sufU gene encoding Fe-S cluster assembly sulfur transfer protein SufU — translation MSDELDSLYRDILMEHYKFPRGRKKLEHADIHNEGQNPSCGDELEMELQLDGDKIKDIYVSCVGCAVSVASGSMLADTIKGKTLDEVKKIAETIRKMLKGEDIPDHIDLGDLESLRGVKKFPVRIKCALLSWTTLIDALATKEQGVKTNISTTE, via the coding sequence ATGTCTGACGAACTCGACAGCCTGTACCGCGATATTCTGATGGAGCATTACAAATTTCCCCGGGGCCGAAAAAAATTGGAGCATGCCGATATCCACAACGAAGGGCAGAACCCTTCCTGCGGCGACGAATTGGAAATGGAACTTCAGCTTGACGGCGACAAAATCAAGGATATCTATGTCAGCTGTGTCGGTTGCGCCGTCTCGGTGGCGTCCGGCTCAATGCTGGCCGATACCATCAAGGGGAAAACTCTGGATGAAGTCAAGAAAATCGCCGAGACTATCCGCAAGATGCTCAAAGGGGAAGATATCCCCGACCATATCGACCTGGGGGATCTGGAATCGCTGCGCGGAGTCAAAAAATTCCCGGTCCGAATCAAGTGCGCTCTTCTCTCCTGGACCACTCTTATCGATGCCCTTGCCACCAAAGAGCAGGGGGTGAAGACCAACATATCTACTACGGAATAA